Sequence from the Rutidosis leptorrhynchoides isolate AG116_Rl617_1_P2 chromosome 3, CSIRO_AGI_Rlap_v1, whole genome shotgun sequence genome:
tttcaaatcaccaattgtctataaaatgaaattcacggtgtaatgaaaagaacacctttcttcatatttctttctctcttctgtaatatgtaatatatatttatattataattttaatataagttaattttaataataaagttatggtttagttgggttattgtaagaaatgttttacgggttttaagtcgaaactctgtccgtgtaacgctacacgattaataatcactgtaagttatgttcttcctttttaaattaatgtctcgtaactaagttattattatgcttatttaagccgaattaatcatgatgtttgattaaatattaagacggggttattggattttgtaccataattaaggtttgggcaaaagaccgacacttgtggaaattggactattgactattaatagatgggtggtattgtctaattgagtgacaactcattggagtctgtcgaacctatcttcaaattaattatcctaataattaataatgattatggttgtcctatttagagacgttcatatggaatctattataatcatttaattaattattcgggttgggtaattgattattcaaactgatcaagtgggtaaattaatattcatatctaatcaaaacaggggtagattacatacagtgataactggtgtaattgttgacagaagtgataactgcatcacagtttaaatccttaattagttggaatatttgacttcgggtataagggtaatttgacgaggacactcgcactttatatttatgaccgatggactattatggatacaaaccagataggtatcaaataaaccatgacaaaggacaattaacccgagtaacaattaattaaaatcaaaacgttaaacatcatgattacggaagtttaaataagcataatccttttatttcatattctatcgcaattttatttattgttattttatttattgtcatttatatattttacgcactttaattattgtcatttatctttacgcttaaaaatataaaatcgacaaaccggtcattaaacggtaaaaaaacccccttttataataatattactacttatatatatatatatatatatatatatatatatatatatatatatatatatatatatatatatatatatatatatattatataaatatagttttataaaaatatagtacgtaatcactagctccctgtggaacgaaccggacttactaaaaactacactactctacgattaggtacactgcctataatgttgtagcaaggtttaggtatatcacatccgtaaattaataaaacttgtgtcatattttgtagtattttgcattaaaaataatactatttcttaccctcacgctacatcatcaatatatatatagtgtattaagatgtattaatacacatttgaaggacttcaatatatatatcaaaacactcttacttaacaaaaataatcacaattgtattcccatttattttcatcaagaattctactcgtattcgctcggtatttgcactcgtattatacccagcttctagatatatttactattggtatataccaataaaaatctgctccttagaagccttaaatgattaagaaacatgtagaATCAACCATTTTTCAAGTAGCataaattatttagcaagaaaacaaaattaggaatcttttttttctttataaactaaaaacatttttatgcatgcacaccatttcttcattccattttctcatacttacacttccaattctctctcaaaatactcctaacttcatacttgatcatctccaagcattttccccatcatttagcttcaattacgagctttaatcatcataaaaacaacctagaatcaagaagttgcaagattactttcaatctttttaatccaatccaacaactcatcaaagatcaagaactttcatctaatctcagtaacttttcattcttaatcaaggtaataatcatatccaagctttggttcaattccaataaacataactatcttaaatcaagtagtaatctttattgaacttgttttcgtgtcatgattctgcttcaagaacttccaagccatcagagatcctttgaagctcaagttattttctcatcatttccagtagatttacctactatacttgagatagtaatgatgttcataacatcattcgattcatatatatacatatatatacatatatatatatatatatatatatatatatatatatatatatatatatatatatatatatatatatatatatatatatatatatatatatataactatcttattcgaagatttaaacttgtaatcactagatcatagtttagttaattctaaacttgttagcaaacaaagttaatccttctaacttaacttttaaaatcaactaaacacatgttctatatctatatgatatgctaacttaataatttaaaacctgaaaacacgaagaacaccgtaaaaccggacatacgccgtcatagtaaaaccgggagttgttttgggttggataattaaaaactatgataatatttgaattaaaatttgttcttctgggaaaattatatttcatatgaacatgatatcatatccaaaaattatggttaaactcaaagtagaaatatgtttttcaaaatggtcatcaagacgtcgtttttcgacggaaatgactacctctttcaaatattacttgtaacctgtaactctgactataaaccactactttttcagtttagttctaaatactacagttcattatgaaaccatagcaatttgattcactcaaaacggatttataacgaaaaagatatgagcaaaacaatattggttaaaaatggctaaaatgaattcgggattgtttttacaaaatctatactaaccatattctaactaacttttcttgtattatacatgtattctaacatgtcatggttacacaatacgttggATAAATTAAAAGACCCATATAAACAATacatgtaactacaatagcggtattgtgggtcatgattgagtcttatacaatacgtgtatactatgtaaTACTAATCGTGGACTACTAATTatggattactaattgtggactactaacgttggactactaacttaacaacttaaatcgtcaacatgTAAATAcaaatatgatgtgaatatatttctatcatactttgatatatgtatatgttatcataggttcgtgaatcgatccgtggccaagtcttattttccgacgaagtgaaaatacgtgaaagtgagtatatagtcccatttttaaactctaaaaatattttgagatgagaatacatgcaatttatgttttacgccatggacacaagtacttaaaatatattctacgttgagttgtaccaccttgcatattttccctaatagcttggtaactatattTACACTGACATTCATTAGTTTCGAATGAAGAGTGCCCTGCCGCACCTACTCCTATCAAAAAGCGAGACTTTACTAAACGCGCGAATCCtagtgatagatctatcgggtttgacaaccccaaccgggctagtcgctctagtatcgtaaacggttgcatagtacttcgtttttactacacttggtacagtgtagggagatttcataataaagggaatatgctacatttatggttaagtatggttaccgaagctctcaacaacttatagaatatcttatttgaaatatttataactatgaaatcttgtagtctatatttatatcgatgctagctttaaacctatatatctcaccaacctttgtgttgactgtttaagcatgtttattctcaggtccttaagaaagtcttccgctgttgcataacctgagcaagctgtgcatggagtctcatgcttttgtttaaatgaagtgttgcattcaataaaacctttgtcatgtattatattcgattgttatgtcacgtgtgtagtatttgaaaactgaTGTATTATGGAGATTATCTCCTAAATAATCGCccgcttgtttaaaacatgcattatgtataataatggtgtgctttctatgaaatgaatgcaatattttctaaaacgtatcatatagaggtcaaatacctcgctatggaccaatgaataacgtactgcatttatagtaatatgaacAGGTCGTTTCAGTTttcattttaaaatttaaataaatatcattcatttatgtactaacgtttTAAGTATCAATCGCATCAGTtaacgagtgttactatcgtgtacgtAACTAATTgggaaacatatatatttaatgaacacggtttaaatacacgttgcaggttatttatatatgtatctaacaactaatattccaattTACGTTATTTAAACGTAGACATTAATAATCTAGTTTTATTATCTCGAAAAGTGTTGCGTATCTTTGAAatcaaatcaattgattattatgtaatttagtcttccactagcttttgtctaactctcgatattTGACATATTGTTCTTATatgcaaatcactttaccattttccgaataccgttaaaaaggaaaggtttcctaaatcaaagtggacctcttaacagagacttgtaatcatacaatgtatctgaaaaatcaatcatttgatattatcttctaattctatcgataactattttaaatatattttgaaacaaatacgttcatgtaaagtattatacgtctaatactttgttaacattttcaagttataatatatacatatataatcatatcagtTCATatactggttcgtgaatcattggaatttggtcgacgttaaatgaatgtatgaacacagtttacaattcttgagattcaacttaacaaactttgcttatcgtgtcagaaacatataaagattaaagtttaaatttggtcgaaaatttcctggtcgtcacatttACCAaattgatttaaaattaaattgtaAAAAATTTCAAAACAGCTAAACACTTCTTCTTTGGGTTTTAACAAATAAGTCCAGACAGTCCTAGAAAAATCATCAACAACAGTTAGAAAATATCTAAATCCTTATTTACCTTTAACTTTATAAGGACCCCATTTGTCAAGATGTATTAAGTCTCCTAAACTTTTTGTTTTATGATTACTTAATGGAAAAGGATCTCTTGTTTGTTTTGCTTTATGACAAGTTTCACATGGTTCAACATTTTATTAACTTTATTAAAACCAAGTTTATCACTTAATTCATTCAAAGCTTGATATGCAGGTTGTCCAAGTCTTTCATGCCACAGTTTACTTTTAGACAAATTTGAATAAATCATGTTACATTTAAACATATTACCATTGAAATTTTCATCAAAGAAGTAAAGACCATCAAATTCACTACCAGTCCCCATCAGTCTTTTTTGAATCAAATCCTGAATATAACATTTATTTGCATCAAAACTAACAACAAGATTGCTATCTTTAATCATTTTGTTCACAGACAGTAAACTAACACAGTATTGAGGAATGACTAAAACATCATACAGTTCAATATTATCAGACAGTTTTAAAGTTCCCATTTGTAAAATTTTAGCAACAGTACCATTTGGATGATTGACAGTTAAATTTAAATCTGAAACATCAATAACTTTGTTTAAATTTTGAGTATTTAAAACCATGTGTTGGTTTGCACCTGAATCAATAATCCAACCTTTTGAATCATTTTTATATTGAAAGATGTTTGAAGAGAAAAATTTATCAAACTGTGAATTAAAAAACACATTATTGTTTTGTATACTACCTGACATGTTTGACTCCACTTGATTGTAAACAGGTTTCTCATTGACAAGATTAAGGAGCTTCATAATCTGATCACTAGTCAATTGAACATTAGTAGTACAAGAATTATGTTTTTCAGTAACACAATTATTACTGTTAAACCTAGGAGCACCTTGATTGAAAGGTTTTTTAATATAACCAGGTGGATATCCAATTAGTTCATAACATCTTTCAATAGTATGACCAAGCATGTTACAGTTTGTGCATTTCAGAGGTGgattttgtattttttttcttgTTATTTGTAGAATTACTACCATTAACAAAATTAGCAGTTTTAGAATTAAAAGCAGATGAGTGTATCTTATTGACATTAGAACTAGATGCAGAATGCAATCTATGAGACTCATCCCTAGAAATAATTGAAAAAGCAGTTTTAACAGATGGAACAGGATCAGAAGTAAGAATTTGACTTCTAATAGGCACATAAACATCATCAAGACCCATTAAAAACTGCATAAGCTTTAGAAATTGACTATGTTCTTGGAAAGATTTATTAGCAGACACAATATCATCAATTTTAACCATATCATCAAATTGTCTCCACATAGCATTCAAGTTATGATAATAGTCAGATAATGATTGACCAGATTGACTACATGAATTAATTTTTTGATATAGATTAAATGTAACAGATGCATCTATCTTGTCATAGGTTTCTTTTAACTCATTCCAAACAAATTCAGCTGTTTTTGAAATTTTTTGACCATTGTATACATCTTCAGACAGAGACATTAGAATCCATGTAAGAACAACAAAGTTACATCTATCCCATTGACCTAATAACACTTCATCATCCTCATATTCATATCTGACACAAGTACCATCAATAAAcccaagtttatttttagtttgtaaagcaAGTTTCATAGCACAAGATCAAACATTATAATTTTCAGTTCCTTTTAACTTTTGTGTGATTAAAGAAGCACCAAATGTATCACTAGGATGTAAATACAAAGGATCATTAAATTCAAGTTTACTAATCTTAGTAATACTACCAGAACTAACAGAACTATCATCAGACATGGTTGCAGTAACAAGAAGATAACAAATAAGATCAAATCAGCACAAACATTTAACAAATAATCATGCAATGATTCAAAAAAATACAGATTAAACAATATATCAAGTAAATGGTCAAGATCAATCTACGCTTGATCAGGTTTTCATAGATCTCAAAGGATCTAGATCAAGAGTTGGGCGTAGAGATCTAGTCAGTGTAAAATAAAGCACGAATAAACACGAGACTTCCCTCTGAAGACAAGTTTGCAGCAGAAGAACAACAAGATCAAAGATGAACAAACCATAATTTTCCAAAATTAGGGTTTTCAAT
This genomic interval carries:
- the LOC139902719 gene encoding uncharacterized protein, with the translated sequence MSDDSSVSSGSITKISKLEFNDPLYLHPSDTFGASLITQKYEYEDDEVLLGQWDRCNFVVLTWILMSLSEDVYNGQKISKTAEFVWNELKETYDKIDASVTFNLYQKINSCSQSGQSLSDYYHNLNAMWRQFDDMVKIDDIVSANKSFQEHSQFLKLMQFLMGLDDVYVPIRSQILTSDPVPSVKTAFSIISRDESHRLHSASSSNVNKIHSSAFNSKTANFVNGSNSTNNKKKNTKSTSEMHKL